A portion of the Planctomycetota bacterium genome contains these proteins:
- the carA gene encoding glutamine-hydrolyzing carbamoyl-phosphate synthase small subunit has translation MSDTPAPTARLALEDGCVFTGTAFGAPVDGVGEVVFNTSMSGYQEILTDPSYAGQIVCMTVPQIGNTGVNVRDSESAKPQVAGFVVKELSRTVSNYRSEQPLSDYLADHGISGITGIDTRALVRRLRDTGAMRGVLTTDADITDAELVERAKSAPNMAGADWVTEVKPTERYDWSDRRGDWTAGEPIDGSGLHVVALDCGAKHNILRHLADRGVKVTVLPPDASAEDILGHEPDGLFVSNGPGDPAAVDYAVATLRTLMDRKLPTFGICLGHQLLSRAIGAETYKLKFGHRGGNQPVKDLTTGKVEITSQNHGFAVDRASLESAGGVVTHIHLNDQTVSGFRHGELPVFAVQYHPEASPGPHDAAYLFDRFVQSMLDAKPTRQ, from the coding sequence GTGTCCGATACTCCCGCACCCACCGCCCGGCTCGCACTCGAAGATGGCTGTGTTTTTACCGGAACCGCTTTCGGCGCACCGGTCGATGGCGTGGGTGAAGTGGTCTTCAATACGTCGATGTCCGGGTATCAGGAGATCCTCACCGACCCGTCGTACGCCGGGCAGATCGTGTGCATGACCGTGCCGCAGATCGGCAACACCGGCGTGAACGTGCGCGACAGCGAGTCGGCCAAGCCGCAGGTGGCGGGGTTTGTCGTCAAGGAACTCTCGCGGACCGTGAGCAACTACCGCTCGGAGCAGCCGCTTTCGGATTACCTTGCTGACCACGGCATCTCCGGCATCACCGGCATCGACACGCGGGCCTTGGTCCGACGCCTGCGCGACACCGGCGCGATGCGCGGCGTGCTCACGACCGACGCCGACATCACCGACGCGGAACTCGTCGAACGTGCCAAGAGCGCGCCGAACATGGCCGGCGCGGATTGGGTGACGGAGGTCAAGCCGACCGAGCGTTACGACTGGTCGGACCGGCGCGGCGACTGGACCGCCGGCGAGCCGATCGACGGCAGCGGGTTGCATGTTGTCGCGCTCGACTGCGGCGCGAAGCACAACATCTTGCGCCACCTCGCCGATCGTGGCGTGAAAGTGACGGTGCTGCCGCCCGACGCATCGGCCGAGGACATTCTCGGGCATGAGCCGGACGGCCTGTTCGTCTCCAACGGTCCTGGCGATCCGGCGGCGGTCGACTACGCCGTGGCCACGCTGCGTACGCTCATGGACCGCAAGCTGCCGACGTTCGGCATCTGTCTCGGACACCAACTGCTCAGCCGTGCGATCGGGGCCGAGACGTACAAGCTCAAGTTCGGCCATCGCGGCGGCAACCAGCCGGTCAAGGACCTCACCACCGGCAAGGTCGAGATCACCAGCCAGAACCACGGCTTCGCCGTCGATCGCGCATCCCTTGAATCCGCTGGCGGCGTCGTCACGCACATCCACCTCAACGATCAGACCGTCTCCGGCTTCCGCCATGGCGAGCTGCCGGTCTTCGCCGTGCAGTACCACCCCGAAGCCAGCCCCGGCCCCCACGACGCGGCCTACCTCTTCGACCGCTTCGTCCAAAGCATGCTCGACGCAAAGCCAACGCGTCAATGA
- a CDS encoding chromophore lyase CpcT/CpeT, whose amino-acid sequence MHTLLLLLLLFTDQTTQPTKQPVDEDVEVLSAYLTGHFSSAAQAEGDPSYFDVHLRAVPIWGDRGDGPWLYVEQAIASALDRPYRQRVYKLSVDGDQFRSDVYTLPGDPLQFAGAWREPGRFDDLQAEALTLRAGCGIVMRFDGDAFVGGTVGRGCESSRAGAAYVTSEVRLTPTQVISWDRGFSDDGTQVWGAEKGGYVFDRITD is encoded by the coding sequence ATGCACACACTTCTGCTCTTGCTGCTGCTCTTCACGGATCAGACGACCCAGCCGACAAAGCAACCGGTGGACGAGGACGTCGAAGTTTTGTCGGCGTACCTCACCGGTCACTTCTCCTCCGCCGCGCAGGCCGAAGGTGATCCGTCGTACTTCGATGTGCATTTGCGGGCGGTGCCGATCTGGGGCGACCGTGGCGACGGTCCATGGCTGTACGTCGAGCAGGCCATCGCGTCGGCGTTGGATCGGCCCTATCGGCAACGCGTTTACAAGCTCAGCGTCGACGGCGATCAGTTCCGCAGCGACGTGTACACCTTGCCCGGCGATCCGTTGCAGTTCGCCGGTGCCTGGCGCGAGCCGGGGCGGTTCGACGACCTGCAGGCTGAGGCGCTGACGCTCCGCGCCGGCTGCGGGATCGTCATGCGGTTCGACGGCGATGCGTTCGTCGGTGGCACGGTCGGTCGCGGTTGCGAGAGTTCCCGCGCCGGTGCGGCCTACGTTACCAGCGAGGTCCGCCTCACGCCGACGCAGGTCATCAGCTGGGACCGTGGCTTTTCCGACGATGGCACGCAGGTGTGGGGTGCCGAGAAGGGCGGCTACGTCTTCGACCGCATCACCGACTGA
- a CDS encoding aldehyde dehydrogenase family protein, with the protein MSAIQVPLIDQPVHAVHIGNRPSAGGDAKLIARCCIDGSTTATFPQATATDVDTAVKAAQEAFASWRNIPAPKRGEFVRRLGNKLREHKAELAEVVTLEAGKIVQEALGEVQEMIDICDFAVGLSRQLYGLTIATERGDHRMMEQWHPLGPVAVISAFNFPVAVWMWNAALAFVCGNPVVWKPSEKTPLTAITCQTLTQEVIAESGDLDVPAALSSVIVGGRDVGEAMANHPGFPLVSATGSVRMGKNVGAAVGARLGRSLLELGGNNAMIVTPSADVELCVRAATFSAFGTAGQRCTTLRRLIVHESMVDKIVPRLKQIAGKLPVGDPRDEATLLGPLIDEDSFNGMQKTLDAARKLGSISGGERVTDNVPAGFYVRPAFVEGVAPDANIVQAETFAPILYVLPYKDFDEAIAIQNGVPQGLSSAVFTTDVREAERFMAASGSDCGIANVNIGTSGAEIGGAFGGEKETGGGRESGSDAWKNYMRRTTNTVNYGTDLPLAQGINFKA; encoded by the coding sequence ATGTCCGCGATCCAAGTGCCGCTCATTGACCAGCCCGTCCACGCCGTCCACATCGGTAACAGACCGTCGGCCGGCGGCGACGCGAAGCTGATCGCCCGTTGTTGCATCGACGGTTCGACGACGGCAACGTTCCCCCAAGCCACTGCGACGGACGTTGACACGGCGGTGAAGGCCGCACAGGAAGCGTTTGCTTCCTGGCGGAACATCCCCGCACCAAAGCGTGGCGAGTTCGTCCGCCGTCTGGGCAACAAGCTCCGCGAGCACAAAGCAGAGCTCGCCGAAGTCGTCACGCTCGAGGCCGGCAAGATCGTCCAGGAAGCGCTCGGCGAAGTGCAGGAGATGATCGACATCTGCGACTTCGCGGTCGGCCTCTCGCGACAGCTCTACGGCCTGACCATCGCCACCGAACGCGGCGACCATCGCATGATGGAGCAGTGGCACCCGCTCGGCCCGGTCGCGGTGATCAGCGCGTTCAACTTCCCCGTCGCGGTGTGGATGTGGAACGCGGCGCTGGCGTTCGTGTGCGGCAACCCGGTCGTTTGGAAGCCGAGCGAGAAGACGCCGCTGACGGCGATCACTTGCCAGACGCTGACGCAGGAAGTCATTGCCGAGAGCGGCGACCTCGACGTGCCGGCAGCGCTGAGCAGCGTTATCGTCGGCGGCCGCGATGTCGGCGAGGCGATGGCGAACCACCCCGGCTTCCCGTTGGTTTCCGCGACCGGTAGTGTCCGCATGGGCAAGAACGTCGGCGCGGCCGTCGGTGCGCGCCTTGGTCGCAGCCTGCTCGAACTCGGCGGCAACAACGCGATGATCGTCACGCCCTCGGCCGACGTGGAACTGTGCGTCCGAGCCGCGACGTTCAGCGCCTTCGGCACCGCCGGCCAGCGCTGCACGACGCTGCGTCGTTTGATCGTGCATGAGTCAATGGTGGACAAGATCGTTCCGCGCTTGAAGCAGATCGCCGGCAAACTGCCAGTCGGCGACCCGCGTGATGAAGCGACGCTGCTCGGGCCGCTGATCGACGAGGATTCTTTCAACGGCATGCAGAAAACGCTCGACGCCGCCCGCAAACTCGGCAGTATCTCCGGCGGCGAGCGCGTGACCGACAACGTCCCCGCCGGCTTCTACGTCCGCCCCGCGTTCGTCGAGGGCGTCGCGCCGGATGCAAACATCGTGCAAGCCGAGACGTTCGCGCCGATCCTGTACGTATTGCCGTACAAGGACTTCGACGAAGCGATCGCGATTCAGAACGGTGTGCCGCAGGGGCTTTCGTCAGCCGTCTTCACGACCGACGTCCGCGAGGCCGAGCGGTTCATGGCTGCCTCGGGCTCCGACTGCGGCATCGCCAACGTCAACATCGGCACCAGCGGCGCCGAGATCGGCGGCGCGTTCGGCGGCGAAAAGGAAACCGGCGGCGGACGCGAGTCCGGCTCCGACGCCTGGAAAAACTACATGCGCCGCACCACCAACACCGTCAACTACGGCACCGACCTCCCCCTCGCCCAAGGCATCAACTTCAAAGCCTGA
- a CDS encoding alpha/beta fold hydrolase gives MLAVALAVVVAEKPQDSVPPFPYEVREVEIASVDDVTLAGTLTVPEGEGPWPAAVLLTGSGPQDRDEALFGHRPFAVLADALTRRGIAVLRYDDRGFAASTGDFAASTINDFAADAHAAASFADALPELDAVGFIGHSEGGITGPMATIRDDSPIDFVITLAGPGLNGIDILARQSADLIAAMGVPAERAERIGELNRTALTAAANGADAETLRPMIAALVTAQFGITGEPNEAQQAQIDQTVNAVLPQLQAPWFKVFLNTDPADSLGQLDVPVLAIFAGQDLQVSAEQNAPVVEAILDDAPTDDVTVVTLPGLSHFLHDVGKTPAAVFAYDRSEQTMSPVVWETIAPWINERFGADAGE, from the coding sequence ATGCTTGCTGTAGCCCTTGCCGTCGTCGTCGCCGAAAAGCCGCAGGATTCCGTTCCGCCGTTCCCGTACGAAGTGCGTGAAGTCGAGATCGCGTCGGTCGACGATGTAACACTCGCCGGCACCTTGACCGTGCCCGAGGGCGAAGGCCCGTGGCCGGCGGCGGTGTTGCTCACCGGCAGCGGGCCGCAGGACCGAGACGAGGCGCTCTTTGGCCATCGGCCTTTCGCCGTGCTTGCCGACGCGCTGACCCGCCGAGGCATCGCCGTGCTGCGCTACGACGACCGCGGCTTCGCCGCCTCCACCGGTGACTTCGCGGCCTCGACGATCAACGACTTCGCGGCCGACGCCCACGCCGCCGCCAGCTTCGCCGACGCCCTGCCCGAACTCGATGCCGTCGGCTTCATCGGCCACTCCGAGGGCGGCATCACTGGACCCATGGCCACGATCCGCGACGACTCGCCGATCGACTTCGTCATCACACTCGCCGGCCCGGGGCTCAACGGCATCGACATCCTCGCCCGCCAGAGCGCGGATCTGATCGCGGCGATGGGCGTGCCCGCCGAGCGTGCCGAGCGCATCGGGGAGCTGAACCGAACCGCCCTGACCGCCGCCGCCAACGGTGCCGACGCCGAGACGCTGCGACCGATGATCGCCGCGCTTGTCACAGCCCAGTTCGGCATCACCGGCGAGCCCAACGAAGCGCAACAGGCGCAGATCGACCAGACCGTCAACGCCGTGCTGCCGCAGTTGCAAGCGCCGTGGTTCAAGGTGTTTCTCAACACCGACCCGGCCGACTCGCTCGGCCAACTCGACGTACCCGTACTCGCGATCTTCGCAGGGCAGGACTTGCAAGTGAGCGCCGAGCAGAACGCGCCCGTGGTCGAAGCGATTCTTGACGATGCACCGACCGACGACGTGACGGTCGTCACCCTGCCGGGGTTGAGTCACTTCCTCCACGACGTCGGTAAGACGCCCGCCGCCGTGTTCGCCTACGACCGAAGCGAGCAGACGATGTCGCCGGTGGTTTGGGAAACGATCGCACCGTGGATCAACGAGCGGTTCGGCGCGGACGCGGGCGAGTGA
- a CDS encoding saccharopine dehydrogenase C-terminal domain-containing protein, giving the protein MHGVLLLGAGKIGSAVAKLLGDTGDYDVLVGDASPDALDRLEGLDNVSTAAIDVDDVAALRKAMNGRQSVLSALSFTHNPLVAECAKELGLSYFDLTEDVATTKLVREVSQGAKDGQIFMPQCGLAPGFVSIAANDLAKKLDTLDSVRLRVGALPIFPTNELKYNLTWSTDGLINEYGNPCEAVVNGEQIDVLPLEGHEQFSLDGVMYEAFNTSGGVGTLAETLAGSVRNLDYKTIRYRGHRDLIRFLMNDLRLNERRELLKDIFENAIPMTPQDVVLIFCTATGQKDGRLTQVTDARKVYHGPFRGVDMSGIQITTAASLCAVLDMHATGKLPSKGFVKQEQIDLADFLANRFGCCYATSRDGVEQIDDPYVPSAL; this is encoded by the coding sequence ATGCATGGCGTACTGCTTCTCGGTGCTGGAAAAATCGGCTCGGCCGTCGCGAAACTTCTGGGCGACACGGGCGACTACGACGTACTCGTCGGCGACGCGTCACCGGATGCACTCGATCGCCTCGAAGGCCTCGACAATGTCAGCACCGCCGCGATCGACGTTGACGACGTCGCCGCCTTACGCAAGGCGATGAACGGCCGGCAGTCGGTGCTGTCGGCCCTCTCGTTCACCCACAATCCGCTCGTTGCCGAGTGTGCCAAGGAACTCGGCTTGAGCTACTTCGACCTGACCGAGGACGTTGCCACGACCAAGCTCGTGCGCGAAGTGTCGCAGGGCGCGAAAGACGGCCAGATCTTCATGCCGCAGTGCGGGCTGGCGCCGGGCTTCGTCTCCATCGCCGCGAACGATCTAGCCAAAAAGCTCGACACGCTCGACAGCGTCCGGCTTCGCGTCGGTGCTCTGCCGATCTTCCCGACCAACGAACTCAAGTACAACCTCACCTGGAGCACCGACGGCCTCATCAACGAATACGGCAACCCGTGCGAAGCCGTCGTCAACGGCGAGCAAATCGACGTGCTCCCGCTCGAGGGCCACGAACAGTTTTCGCTCGACGGCGTGATGTACGAGGCGTTCAACACCTCCGGCGGTGTCGGGACGCTCGCCGAGACGCTCGCCGGCTCCGTCCGCAACCTCGACTACAAAACCATTCGCTATCGCGGACACCGCGACCTGATCCGGTTCCTCATGAACGACCTTCGGCTCAACGAACGCCGCGAGCTGCTCAAGGACATCTTCGAAAACGCCATCCCGATGACGCCCCAGGACGTGGTGCTGATTTTCTGCACGGCGACAGGTCAGAAAGACGGCCGGCTCACGCAGGTGACCGACGCTCGCAAGGTCTACCACGGCCCCTTCCGCGGCGTGGACATGTCCGGCATTCAGATCACCACCGCCGCCAGCCTGTGCGCCGTGCTCGACATGCACGCGACCGGCAAACTGCCGAGCAAAGGCTTCGTCAAGCAGGAACAGATCGACCTGGCCGACTTCCTCGCCAACCGCTTCGGCTGCTGCTACGCGACCAGCCGTGACGGCGTCGAGCAGATCGACGATCCGTACGTGCCATCGGCACTCTAA
- a CDS encoding endonuclease/exonuclease/phosphatase family protein → MRLLTYNILDGGVGRADPLAEVMLANDPDVVALIEAEDDEQVRRIATRLSMDVVPAPGRSRQCVLLSRLPVTSSVNHGLASDGPRSCVECEVNGLPIAVVHLHPHRPRHDEDQRLREIGFVLGKLERHRVAGRPHVIMGDFNSVSPLQHVEESKLRPGDLHGLRENENTFPRDVVQTMLDSYYVDVFAELNPKTVANAGTLDTIHAGLRVDYVFAWGFPPEALLDAKIETDRLAKYASDHYPVVAELKWP, encoded by the coding sequence GTGCGGCTTTTGACTTACAACATTCTCGATGGCGGCGTTGGGCGGGCGGATCCGTTGGCCGAGGTGATGCTGGCAAATGATCCGGACGTGGTCGCGCTCATCGAGGCCGAGGATGACGAACAGGTTCGGCGGATCGCCACGCGTTTGTCGATGGACGTCGTACCCGCGCCAGGGCGGTCCCGGCAATGTGTTTTACTTTCGCGGTTGCCGGTGACATCGTCGGTGAATCACGGGCTTGCGTCGGACGGACCTAGGTCGTGTGTCGAGTGTGAGGTAAACGGGCTGCCGATCGCCGTGGTTCATTTGCACCCGCATCGCCCCCGGCACGACGAAGACCAGCGATTGCGTGAGATCGGCTTTGTCCTCGGCAAGCTCGAACGCCACCGCGTCGCCGGTCGGCCGCACGTGATCATGGGTGACTTCAACTCGGTTTCGCCGCTGCAACACGTCGAGGAATCGAAGCTTCGCCCCGGTGATCTGCACGGGTTGCGGGAGAATGAGAACACGTTTCCGCGCGACGTCGTTCAGACAATGCTCGACAGTTACTACGTCGACGTCTTCGCCGAGTTGAACCCGAAGACCGTTGCGAATGCCGGTACGCTCGACACGATTCATGCGGGGTTGCGGGTGGACTACGTCTTTGCGTGGGGGTTCCCGCCCGAAGCGCTGCTTGATGCGAAGATCGAGACCGACCGCTTGGCGAAGTACGCGAGCGATCACTATCCGGTAGTCGCGGAGCTCAAGTGGCCGTAG
- a CDS encoding MBL fold metallo-hydrolase has translation MAVDDRSDPLLSWRRFADALKRRPWVLRVADRLGRGRGRIRPLGGWWPPPAPPNRPDLNAFLTADFAACWLGHATLLYRVAGKTILVDPVLGTRVGMDLGFTTLGPRRRQRSALSIGQLPPIDLLVVTHAHFDHLDRPTLHRLPRDVDVVTAPGVGDLLDDLGFRSVAEIAAGESSVFAGVEVRGVQTNHWGPRVFFDDHRGYVGFIFEADGRRVLHTGDTADTDAFDDLGPFDLAAFGIGAYDPYVAAHATPEQVWRMFTSTGSERLIAYHHTTFKLSREPMDEPLRRLRAAAGDQADRVVISEVGETWLPATR, from the coding sequence GTGGCCGTAGACGACCGGTCGGACCCATTGCTGAGTTGGCGGCGATTCGCCGATGCGCTCAAGCGTCGGCCGTGGGTGTTGCGCGTGGCGGATCGGCTCGGGCGTGGACGGGGACGTATCAGGCCTTTGGGCGGGTGGTGGCCGCCGCCCGCGCCGCCGAATCGGCCAGACCTGAACGCGTTTCTCACTGCCGACTTCGCGGCGTGCTGGCTCGGACATGCGACACTGCTCTACCGCGTTGCCGGCAAGACGATCCTGGTCGATCCCGTCCTCGGCACGCGTGTCGGGATGGACCTTGGCTTTACCACGCTCGGGCCGCGGCGTCGCCAGCGATCGGCGTTGTCGATCGGGCAACTGCCACCGATCGACCTCCTCGTCGTGACCCACGCACACTTCGATCACCTCGATCGGCCGACGCTGCATCGTCTTCCGCGAGACGTCGATGTCGTGACCGCGCCGGGCGTGGGCGATTTGCTGGATGATCTGGGCTTTCGAAGTGTCGCTGAGATCGCGGCCGGCGAGTCGAGTGTTTTTGCCGGTGTCGAGGTGCGCGGCGTGCAGACAAATCACTGGGGGCCGCGCGTCTTCTTCGACGACCATCGCGGGTACGTCGGGTTCATTTTCGAAGCCGATGGTCGGCGTGTTCTGCACACGGGTGACACGGCCGACACCGATGCGTTTGACGATCTTGGTCCGTTCGATCTCGCCGCGTTCGGCATCGGTGCGTACGACCCGTACGTCGCGGCCCATGCCACGCCGGAGCAGGTGTGGCGCATGTTCACTTCGACGGGATCGGAGCGGCTCATTGCGTACCACCACACGACGTTCAAGCTGAGCCGGGAGCCGATGGATGAGCCGTTGCGTCGACTGCGTGCAGCGGCGGGAGATCAGGCCGATCGGGT